The Cellulophaga lytica DSM 7489 nucleotide sequence TTAAATCTATTTCATTAGCATTAATTCTGGTATATGCTTTTGCACCATCAGGATTTAATATTGGAATAATTTGTATTGTGCACTTTTTTAATATTGAAGATTGTAAATCTGAAGGCTCCTCTAAAAAATTAATAAAATCTAAAACTGCTTTTGTTGTTGTAGACTCATTACCGTGCATTTGAGACCACATTAAAATTTTAGTTTCTCCACCACCAATTGTAATTAATTTTATAGGTTCTCCCAAAACAGATTTTCCTACTTGCTTAATTTCATTCTTAAAAATGCTAGCTTCTAAAAAAGGAAAAACATCCTCATTTGTTACGTATCTCCCAGCTACTTTATCCTCCTTACAACTTAAAAATATCTGCTTAAAATCTATCATCTACATCCTTATTATTAAGCAGTAAATATAACGCTATATTAAGTTACATATGTAACAACTTAAGTTACAAATATAACTACGATATTTACTTTTGTAAACATAAAAAATAAATATAACTATTATTTAGTTACATTTGTAATATTAAAAATAGTAAAGTATAAGTTTTACTTATGAAAATACAATAAACTATTGTTTTTTAATGATTTAAATCAATTTACTTAAAGTAAAAATATAATAATAAAATTAATTATACAAGCTATTTTCAATAAAAAAGCAACATATAAAACCTCTAAATGTTACAATGGTAAATTCTGAAGAGTTTATAAAACGACTAGAAAAAATAATTAATTACTACGACTTAACCGCTGCTGCTTTTGCAGAAAAAGTAGAAGTACAAAGGTCCAGTATATCACATTTACTATCCGGAAGAAACAAACCTAGTTTAGAGTTTGTTTTAAAAGTAGTAACCCACTTTCCTGAAGTAAATTTATATTGGCTTTTAAATGGGAAAGGAAGTTTTCCCCAAGTAAATGATTATAACATTCCCTCTGCCACAATTAAAAAAGAAAAAGAAGCTTTAAGAAAAGAAGTAAGTAAAGTAATTATTTTTTACACAGATGGAACTTTTGAAACCTTTGATAAAAATTAAATTCAATTACTTATTTAACAATATTACGCTTTAGAAGTCTGACATAATTAATTATTTTTGCTTTATGAAAATAAAACATTTTTACCTTATTGCCTCTGCAGCTTTACTAACATCTTGTTACGCTCCTAAAAGGGATTGTACCGACTTTAAAACTGGCGAATTTACTTTTAATTACGAGATTAACGGAGAGAAGAAAACAGGACGTTTTACAAGAGATGAGAAATACAGTGTTGAATATTATGAAAACAAAGTGGATAGCTCATCTGTACGCTGGATAAACGATTGTGAGTTTGTTTTAAAATCACTTAAAGATCAGTCTTC carries:
- a CDS encoding helix-turn-helix transcriptional regulator — its product is MVNSEEFIKRLEKIINYYDLTAAAFAEKVEVQRSSISHLLSGRNKPSLEFVLKVVTHFPEVNLYWLLNGKGSFPQVNDYNIPSATIKKEKEALRKEVSKVIIFYTDGTFETFDKN